One genomic segment of Gemmatimonadota bacterium includes these proteins:
- a CDS encoding M20/M25/M40 family metallo-hydrolase codes for MTQLDVVELTTQLISIPSVTGSEGTVVTAVALLLAELGWSVQRQPLDGDRANLYATRGEPVVVLSTHLDTVPPFLPAREADGILHGRGSCDAKGLAAAMIVAAERLAAEGEDRVGLLFVVGEENGSDGALAAATLAPKGRILINGEPTGNRLATAQKGALRVSVEARGVAAHSGYPELGRSAIDLLLDALQRIRAIEWPVDPQLGPSTLNIGRIVGGEAPNVMAPSARAELMVRLVGPGAPIRAAILAAAGPDVAVTFPLEVPALRSPSLPGWEEITVAFASDLPLLSAWGTGYQLGPGTIHVAHTDHEQITVAELRAGVDRYVTLVRTLLARAVR; via the coding sequence GTGACCCAACTCGATGTCGTGGAGCTGACCACGCAGTTGATCAGCATTCCGTCGGTGACCGGCTCGGAAGGGACGGTCGTGACCGCCGTGGCTCTCCTGCTCGCCGAGCTCGGCTGGTCGGTGCAGCGTCAGCCGCTCGACGGCGACCGTGCCAATCTGTACGCCACGCGCGGTGAGCCGGTCGTGGTGCTCTCGACCCACCTCGACACCGTGCCGCCGTTCCTCCCGGCCCGCGAGGCGGATGGGATCCTGCATGGGCGCGGCAGCTGCGATGCCAAGGGCCTCGCCGCCGCGATGATCGTCGCCGCAGAGCGGCTCGCGGCCGAGGGGGAGGATCGGGTGGGATTGCTCTTCGTGGTGGGAGAGGAGAATGGGTCGGACGGGGCGCTCGCCGCGGCGACGTTGGCGCCGAAGGGGCGCATCCTGATCAACGGCGAGCCGACCGGGAATCGCCTCGCCACCGCGCAGAAGGGCGCCCTGCGCGTCTCGGTCGAGGCACGCGGCGTGGCCGCCCATTCGGGGTACCCGGAGCTCGGGCGCTCGGCGATCGACCTGCTGCTCGATGCGCTGCAGCGCATTCGCGCGATCGAGTGGCCGGTCGATCCGCAGCTCGGCCCCTCCACGCTCAATATCGGGCGAATCGTGGGAGGCGAGGCACCCAACGTGATGGCTCCGTCTGCGCGAGCCGAGTTGATGGTCCGCCTCGTCGGACCGGGCGCGCCGATCCGTGCCGCGATCCTCGCCGCGGCGGGCCCAGACGTCGCCGTGACATTTCCGCTCGAGGTCCCCGCACTGCGGTCGCCGTCATTGCCCGGCTGGGAAGAGATCACGGTGGCTTTCGCATCGGATCTGCCGCTGCTCTCGGCGTGGGGGACCGGCTATCAGCTGGGCCCCGGCACCATTCACGTGGCCCATACCGACCACGAACAGATCACCGTCGCTGAATTGCGCGCCGGCGTGGACCGGTATGTCACGCTCGTGCGCACCCTGCTCGCCAGGGCCGTGCGATGA
- a CDS encoding TRAP transporter large permease subunit → MPESAHLLTSTTDPLSQGIVAVTLILLFLLLTMEKAHRVLVALGAVSLLWGITYLTPYHLISFEGAARALDLNVLLLLASMMAVVGVLKSTGVFGWAVARLVERAGNSPARIMILIAWFTAIASAFLDNVTTVIFVTPIALGMAAQLGVAPMAIVMPMIMAANIGGTATLIGDPPNIMIGSGAGLSFGDFLMHLTAPVLVMMVALQLVAALVPSRPGVHVAPFDRRPGRRRVGCHHRRADLAAGHGVDLCLHSRRLPHARNDRDARRRARDDRRRRRPHPAGSPLHAEASADRRRTRAWHPRNHRARD, encoded by the coding sequence ATGCCTGAATCTGCGCATCTGCTGACCAGTACCACCGACCCGCTCTCGCAGGGCATCGTGGCGGTCACCTTGATCCTGCTCTTTCTCCTGTTGACCATGGAGAAGGCGCATCGAGTCCTGGTGGCGCTCGGGGCCGTGTCGTTGCTCTGGGGCATCACCTACCTCACGCCGTATCACCTGATTTCGTTCGAGGGCGCCGCGCGGGCGCTCGACCTGAACGTGCTGCTGCTGCTCGCCTCGATGATGGCGGTGGTCGGCGTCCTCAAGTCGACCGGGGTCTTCGGTTGGGCCGTGGCCCGATTGGTGGAGCGTGCCGGCAATTCGCCCGCCCGGATCATGATCCTGATCGCCTGGTTCACGGCGATCGCCTCGGCATTCCTCGACAACGTCACCACGGTGATCTTCGTGACCCCGATCGCCCTGGGCATGGCCGCGCAGCTGGGCGTCGCCCCCATGGCGATCGTGATGCCGATGATCATGGCGGCCAACATCGGTGGAACTGCCACCCTGATCGGCGATCCGCCCAACATCATGATCGGCTCGGGCGCCGGCCTCTCCTTCGGTGACTTCCTCATGCACCTCACCGCACCGGTGCTGGTCATGATGGTGGCGCTGCAGCTGGTGGCCGCGCTGGTTCCGTCGCGACCTGGCGTTCACGTCGCCCCGTTCGATCGGCGACCCGGCCGCCGCCGCGTCGGATGCCACCATCGTCGAGCCGACCTTGCTGCGGGGCATGGGGTGGATCTGTGCCTTCATTCTCGTCGGCTTCCTCACGCACGGAATGACCGGGATGCCCGCCGCCGTGCCCGCGACGATCGGCGCCGCCGCCGCCCTCATCCTGCAGGATCGCCTCTACATGCGGAAGCATCCGCCGACCGGCGAAGAACGCGTGCATGGCATCCTCGGAATCATCGAGCACGAGATTGA
- a CDS encoding PepSY domain-containing protein: MSINPRVANRQLHRRGALLVALPFLVVVVTGILLQTKKQFAWIQPPEQRTASEVPAIPFSAILEAAAKHPQTGITAWSDIDRLDVRPAKGIIKVIGKNRWELQLDLATAEVLQVAYRRSDLIESLHDGSWFHPNAKLFLFLPAGVIVLGLWLTGVYLWWVPIGARRRKRAVA, encoded by the coding sequence ATGAGCATCAACCCCCGCGTCGCCAATCGGCAGCTGCATCGACGCGGCGCGTTGCTGGTGGCGTTGCCGTTTCTCGTGGTCGTCGTCACCGGCATCCTGCTCCAGACCAAGAAGCAGTTCGCCTGGATCCAGCCGCCTGAACAGCGCACGGCGAGCGAGGTGCCGGCCATTCCGTTCTCCGCGATCCTCGAGGCCGCCGCCAAACATCCCCAGACCGGGATCACTGCCTGGAGCGATATCGACCGGCTCGATGTCCGGCCGGCCAAGGGAATCATCAAGGTCATCGGCAAGAACCGTTGGGAGTTGCAGCTGGACCTGGCCACCGCGGAAGTATTGCAGGTGGCCTACCGACGCTCGGACCTCATCGAGTCGCTGCACGATGGCTCCTGGTTCCATCCCAACGCCAAGCTCTTCCTCTTCCTCCCCGCTGGCGTCATCGTCCTCGGGCTTTGGCTCACCGGGGTGTATCTCTGGTGGGTGCCCATCGGCGCACGACGGCGGAAGCGGGCGGTGGCCTGA
- a CDS encoding type II secretion system protein GspD → MPVPARLASLLLLVVVPSLSAQNPPRRPPATTPATAPAPSVALDFQDQDLRTVLAALAEAGGVNVSLSNIPGTKVTLRMGKAVDRAEFAAMLKAVAEANDLKVTTVGSLMQISGTPAVVGPTVQQQARLDAAAAEMKLYTFRLKHTSATQLAPVLTALFSGGSISAQNAANRGGTGITLQNGRAATVVGAQAQGGGRGAAGQQQANPLQGLQALFGGNQAVTNEVRIVGEESSNALLIRATAADWTLIQQVLAAVDLRPLQVLIEVTIAEVARNSDLNVGVSGTGTRTKGNSADSASMPSAATARDFILKLTGGNGTIDYNVALNALQTRGDVRVLSLPVIIAQNNREAVLNVGEQRPFVQVSQSIQTGATPTTVQTITYLDVGTVLTITPTINPDGYVNLTVSQTDNNATNEVAFNAPVISKRELTTQVFLKDGQTTVIGGLAGKSSSKTESGIPILSKIPLIGKWLFGNTRETSSTSELFLFLTPHVIFTDVDIDQLRRSVEDGSELLKQVPTGARIVPKADTIGLPVIRRPDSTAVRRPVGGGTP, encoded by the coding sequence GTGCCCGTACCCGCCCGTCTTGCCAGCCTCCTGCTTCTCGTTGTGGTGCCCTCGCTCTCGGCGCAAAATCCGCCGCGACGGCCCCCCGCGACCACGCCCGCCACGGCGCCTGCCCCAAGCGTGGCGCTCGACTTCCAGGACCAGGACCTCCGCACCGTGCTCGCGGCACTCGCTGAGGCCGGTGGGGTCAACGTATCGCTGAGCAACATCCCCGGCACCAAGGTCACGCTCCGCATGGGGAAGGCGGTCGATCGGGCGGAGTTCGCGGCGATGCTCAAGGCCGTGGCCGAAGCCAATGACCTGAAGGTCACCACTGTGGGCTCGCTGATGCAGATCAGCGGCACCCCGGCCGTCGTCGGGCCGACCGTGCAGCAGCAGGCGCGGCTCGATGCGGCGGCCGCCGAGATGAAGCTCTACACCTTCCGGCTGAAGCACACGTCGGCCACGCAACTCGCGCCGGTGTTGACGGCCCTCTTCTCGGGCGGGTCGATCAGCGCACAGAATGCCGCCAACCGTGGTGGTACCGGCATCACGCTGCAGAACGGTCGGGCCGCGACGGTGGTCGGAGCGCAGGCGCAGGGTGGCGGCCGGGGCGCGGCCGGGCAGCAGCAGGCCAACCCGCTGCAGGGGCTGCAGGCGCTCTTCGGAGGCAACCAGGCGGTGACCAACGAGGTGCGCATCGTCGGCGAGGAGAGCAGCAACGCGCTGCTGATCCGCGCGACCGCCGCGGACTGGACGCTGATTCAGCAGGTGCTGGCGGCCGTGGATCTGCGGCCACTGCAGGTGCTGATCGAGGTGACGATCGCCGAGGTGGCGCGCAACAGCGACCTCAACGTCGGCGTTTCCGGGACCGGCACCCGGACCAAGGGGAACTCCGCCGACTCGGCATCGATGCCGTCGGCGGCCACGGCCCGCGACTTCATCCTGAAGCTGACCGGCGGCAACGGGACGATCGATTACAACGTGGCGCTGAACGCCCTGCAGACGCGCGGCGACGTGCGGGTGCTGTCGCTGCCGGTGATCATCGCGCAGAACAATCGCGAGGCAGTGCTCAACGTCGGCGAGCAGCGGCCGTTCGTGCAGGTATCGCAGAGCATCCAGACCGGCGCGACGCCGACCACGGTGCAGACGATCACCTACCTCGATGTCGGCACGGTGCTCACCATCACCCCGACGATCAATCCCGACGGCTATGTCAACCTGACGGTCTCGCAGACCGACAACAACGCGACGAACGAGGTGGCCTTCAACGCCCCGGTCATCAGCAAGCGTGAACTCACCACGCAGGTCTTCCTCAAGGACGGCCAGACGACGGTGATCGGCGGGCTGGCCGGGAAGAGCAGCAGCAAGACCGAATCGGGGATTCCGATCCTCAGCAAGATCCCGCTGATCGGGAAGTGGCTCTTCGGCAACACGCGCGAGACGTCGAGCACGTCGGAGCTCTTCCTCTTCCTTACGCCGCACGTGATCTTCACCGACGTGGACATCGACCAGTTGCGGCGGTCGGTGGAGGACGGCAGCGAGTTGCTCAAGCAGGTGCCGACCGGCGCGCGCATTGTGCCCAAGGCCGACACGATCGGCCTGCCGGTGATTCGCCGCCCCGACTCGACCGCCGTCCGTCGCCCGGTGGGTGGCGGCACCCCGTGA
- the tadA gene encoding Flp pilus assembly complex ATPase component TadA has translation MSTAAPLVAARPGSELLEVDRLAPSLTADWLEQQGVMPLRLEGGRLEVGSWLPAPDPAALDDLRLLFDADVVLLPYGEHDLRSAIRRVYAQDATTAEGLIAGLVGERGAINADEIPLDDLVHLANEAPVIRLVNLLLIEGLEARASDVHLEGYQDGLRVRYRVDGVLQDAPSPPPHLTAAIISRIKIMAELDIAERRLPQDGRIRLRLQNRQVDVRVSTVPTLRGESVVLRLLDRERGRISLTDLGMAADTLAQFTEVISRPHGIVLATGPTGSGKTTTLYAAVELIRTGREKILTVEDPVEYELSGVPQVPVNEKVGVTFAGALRALLRQDPDVILVGEIRDGETAQIATQAALTGHLVLSTLHTNDAPTALTRLLDLQVAAYLVASTVDAVLAQRLLRRICPSCRVPAPEDARLAKLVDLDRHGLHTRWRGAGCDACRGTGYLGRVGIYELLVMDNALRVEVQQRRGSEELRAMAIAGGMRTLQEDGFRLVRDGVTTLEEVVRVARA, from the coding sequence GTGAGCACCGCCGCGCCGTTGGTCGCCGCGCGTCCCGGCTCCGAGCTGCTCGAGGTGGATCGGCTCGCGCCGTCGCTGACTGCCGATTGGCTGGAGCAGCAGGGGGTGATGCCACTCCGGCTGGAGGGTGGCCGTCTCGAGGTCGGCAGCTGGCTGCCGGCACCCGACCCGGCGGCCCTCGATGACCTGCGTCTCCTCTTCGATGCCGACGTGGTCCTGCTCCCCTACGGCGAGCACGACCTCCGCTCGGCGATCCGGCGCGTCTACGCCCAGGACGCCACCACCGCCGAGGGGTTGATCGCCGGGCTCGTCGGCGAGCGCGGGGCCATCAACGCCGACGAGATTCCGCTCGACGATCTGGTGCACCTCGCCAACGAGGCGCCGGTCATCCGGTTGGTGAACCTGTTGCTGATTGAAGGGCTCGAGGCGCGCGCTTCGGACGTGCACCTCGAGGGCTATCAGGATGGGCTGCGGGTGCGCTACCGCGTGGACGGCGTGCTGCAGGATGCGCCGTCGCCGCCACCACACCTCACGGCCGCGATCATCTCTCGCATCAAGATCATGGCCGAGCTGGACATCGCCGAGCGGCGACTGCCGCAGGACGGCCGCATCCGGTTGCGATTGCAGAATCGCCAGGTCGACGTCCGCGTCTCCACCGTGCCGACCCTGCGTGGCGAAAGCGTGGTGCTCCGGCTCCTTGATCGCGAGCGCGGCCGCATCTCGCTGACCGATCTCGGGATGGCGGCCGACACGCTGGCGCAGTTCACCGAGGTGATCTCGCGGCCGCACGGGATCGTCCTCGCCACCGGCCCGACCGGGTCGGGGAAGACGACGACACTCTACGCGGCGGTTGAGCTGATCCGCACCGGTCGCGAGAAGATCCTGACGGTCGAAGATCCCGTCGAATACGAGCTGTCCGGCGTGCCGCAGGTGCCGGTCAACGAGAAGGTGGGGGTCACCTTCGCGGGGGCGCTGCGGGCGCTGCTGCGACAGGACCCCGACGTGATTCTCGTTGGCGAAATTCGCGACGGCGAAACCGCGCAGATTGCCACCCAGGCCGCGCTCACGGGCCACCTGGTGCTCTCCACGCTGCACACCAACGATGCGCCGACGGCGCTGACCCGCCTCCTCGACCTGCAGGTTGCGGCCTACCTCGTGGCCTCGACGGTGGACGCGGTGCTGGCCCAGCGCCTGCTCCGGCGCATCTGCCCGTCGTGCCGCGTCCCGGCCCCCGAGGATGCGCGCCTGGCCAAGCTGGTCGACCTGGATCGCCACGGCCTGCACACCCGCTGGCGGGGTGCCGGATGTGACGCCTGCCGGGGGACCGGCTACCTTGGACGAGTCGGCATCTACGAGTTGCTGGTCATGGACAACGCCCTCCGGGTCGAGGTGCAGCAGCGCCGCGGCTCCGAGGAACTTCGCGCCATGGCAATCGCCGGCGGGATGCGGACACTGCAGGAAGACGGCTTCCGCCTGGTGCGCGATGGCGTCACCACCCTCGAAGAGGTGGTCCGCGTCGCCCGCGCCTGA